The Brachyhypopomus gauderio isolate BG-103 chromosome 7, BGAUD_0.2, whole genome shotgun sequence genome has a window encoding:
- the scn1ba gene encoding sodium channel, voltage-gated, type I, beta a isoform X1 — MIAVQLLWMPMVLCVMHGRLSYCACVEVDSDTEAVVGHGFKLGCISCKMRGEVEASASVDWWFQAKGETNYSQIYSYSGMVGMITDERFIERLDWMGSKNTFDLQDGSIYITNVSLNDTGTYRCYFDRTLVFNYYEFHTNATKFIHMNVVPKATRGMASILSEVMMYVSIIGLQLWLLVEMVYCYRKISAAGEEALRESAAEYLAIASESKDNCTGVAVAE; from the exons GACGGCTCAGCTACTGCGCGTGTGTGGAGGTGGACTCAGACACGGAGGCCGTGGTGGGTCACGGCTTCAAACTGGGCTGCATCTCCTGTAAAatgaggggggaggtggaggcgTCCGCCTCCGTCGACTGGTGGTTCCAGGCCAAAGGGGAGACCAACTACAGCCAG ATCTACAGTTATTCTGGTATGGTGGGCATGATTACTGACGAACGCTTCATCGAGCGCTTGGACTGGATGGGCAGCAAGAACACGTTTGACCTGCAGGACGGATCCATCTACATCACCAACGTTTCCTTAAATGACACGGGCACATACCGCTGCTACTTTGACCGAACGCTCGTCTTTAACTACTACGAGTTCCACACCAACGCCACCAAGTTCATCCACATGAACGTGGTACCCAAGG CGACTCGTGGGATGGCGTCCATCCTGTCGGAGGTGATGATGTACGTCTCCATCATCGGGCTGCAGCTGTGGTTACTGGTGGAGATGGTCTACTGCTACAGGAAGATCTCCGCCGCAGGGGAGGAGGCGCTGAGAGAAAGCGC GGCTGAGTATTTAGCTATAGCCTCCGAGAGCAAAGATAACTGCACAGGTGTGGCAGTAGCAGAATAA
- the scn1ba gene encoding sodium channel, voltage-gated, type I, beta a isoform X2 produces the protein MIAVQLLWMPMVLCVMHGRLSYCACVEVDSDTEAVVGHGFKLGCISCKMRGEVEASASVDWWFQAKGETNYSQIYSYSGMVGMITDERFIERLDWMGSKNTFDLQDGSIYITNVSLNDTGTYRCYFDRTLVFNYYEFHTNATKFIHMNVVPKATRGMASILSEVMMYVSIIGLQLWLLVEMVYCYRKISAAGEEALRESAAKSPLKIQP, from the exons GACGGCTCAGCTACTGCGCGTGTGTGGAGGTGGACTCAGACACGGAGGCCGTGGTGGGTCACGGCTTCAAACTGGGCTGCATCTCCTGTAAAatgaggggggaggtggaggcgTCCGCCTCCGTCGACTGGTGGTTCCAGGCCAAAGGGGAGACCAACTACAGCCAG ATCTACAGTTATTCTGGTATGGTGGGCATGATTACTGACGAACGCTTCATCGAGCGCTTGGACTGGATGGGCAGCAAGAACACGTTTGACCTGCAGGACGGATCCATCTACATCACCAACGTTTCCTTAAATGACACGGGCACATACCGCTGCTACTTTGACCGAACGCTCGTCTTTAACTACTACGAGTTCCACACCAACGCCACCAAGTTCATCCACATGAACGTGGTACCCAAGG CGACTCGTGGGATGGCGTCCATCCTGTCGGAGGTGATGATGTACGTCTCCATCATCGGGCTGCAGCTGTGGTTACTGGTGGAGATGGTCTACTGCTACAGGAAGATCTCCGCCGCAGGGGAGGAGGCGCTGAGAGAAAGCGC AGCCAAATCCCCCCTCAAGATTCAGCCATGA